In the Hyphomonadaceae bacterium BL14 genome, one interval contains:
- a CDS encoding N-acetylmuramoyl-L-alanine amidase, translating to MTRFFAAVLAFAAALLALESAQAGEITAIRFGEHDSYTRVVVETRTPVRVRAHTLAEPGARLVLSFESASWRVANLPDGAGLGTGLVGMFRFDEAASHPRLVFSLSGPANIRQQMTLDPAGGGYRTVIDLEPVSAAAFASVSGFPQAAATITELVAREAGVGFTPQACERIRVVVDPGHGGRDPGALARFGGLHESGVVLAAGLVLRDILNETGRYEVIMTRDRDVFVTLEDRVRIAREARADLFISIHADSAGDNNGPQGATVYSMNARAESRARNRAITDGNWVDVSRPEEVSRILVEMSITNKRSQSELFAEALRTEVGRTAPLWRSTPMEANYAVLTDAETPSVLFEMGFLTNREDSRRMNDARERRRLMQAAAAAIDTHFAGCNGTGRTYWAANTAAPASTVTAR from the coding sequence GTGACGCGATTTTTCGCAGCGGTCCTGGCGTTCGCCGCCGCCCTGCTGGCGCTGGAAAGCGCACAGGCAGGGGAAATCACCGCCATTCGATTCGGTGAGCATGACAGCTATACCCGCGTGGTGGTGGAAACCCGCACGCCGGTGCGTGTGCGCGCCCATACCCTGGCTGAACCCGGCGCGCGCCTGGTGCTGTCGTTTGAATCCGCGTCCTGGCGCGTCGCCAATCTGCCCGACGGTGCCGGTCTGGGAACGGGTCTGGTGGGCATGTTCCGGTTTGATGAGGCGGCCAGCCATCCAAGACTGGTCTTCTCGCTGTCGGGCCCGGCCAATATCCGCCAGCAGATGACGCTGGACCCGGCCGGTGGCGGCTACCGCACGGTCATCGATCTGGAGCCGGTCAGCGCGGCGGCCTTTGCCAGCGTGTCCGGTTTCCCGCAAGCCGCCGCCACGATCACGGAACTGGTGGCGCGCGAAGCGGGTGTCGGCTTCACGCCGCAGGCCTGCGAACGCATCCGGGTGGTGGTCGATCCCGGTCATGGCGGGCGCGATCCCGGCGCGCTGGCGCGCTTTGGCGGCTTGCACGAGTCCGGTGTGGTGCTCGCCGCGGGTCTGGTTCTGCGCGATATCCTGAACGAGACCGGGCGCTATGAGGTCATCATGACCCGCGACCGCGATGTGTTCGTGACCCTGGAGGACCGGGTGCGGATCGCGCGCGAGGCACGCGCCGATCTGTTCATCTCGATCCACGCCGACTCGGCGGGCGACAATAACGGGCCGCAGGGCGCAACGGTTTACTCGATGAATGCGCGCGCCGAGAGCCGGGCGCGCAACCGCGCCATCACCGACGGGAACTGGGTGGATGTGAGCCGGCCCGAAGAGGTGTCGCGTATCCTTGTGGAGATGTCGATCACCAACAAGCGCAGCCAGTCGGAACTGTTTGCCGAGGCGTTGCGGACCGAGGTCGGCCGCACGGCACCGCTATGGCGCTCCACCCCCATGGAAGCCAATTACGCGGTGCTCACCGACGCCGAGACCCCGTCGGTGCTGTTTGAAATGGGCTTCCTGACCAATCGTGAGGATTCGCGCCGCATGAATGATGCACGCGAGCGCCGGCGCCTGATGCAGGCGGCGGCCGCGGCGATCGACACCCATTTTGCCGGCTGCAACGGCACCGGGCGGACTTACTGGGCGGCCAATACCGCCGCGCCCGCGTCCACCGTCACGGCGCGTTGA
- a CDS encoding Rne/Rng family ribonuclease, with product MSRKMLIDAAHPEETRVVVVENNRVEEFDFESASRKPIRGNIYLAKVTRVEPSLQAAFVEYGGNKHGFLAFNEIHPDYYQIPHADREALRAQEAEVSAQMADEAAASANGDEDSEASQDEDDLLDEASRRRRNLLRKYKIQEVIKRRQVLLVQVAKEERGNKGAALTTYLSLAGRYCVLMPNTARGGGISRKITNAPDRKRLKSAVSELSVPQGMGLIIRTAGASRTKTEIKRDYEYLIRLWENIRETTLKSMAPSLIYEEGNLVKRTIRDMYDKDIDEVLVEGEEAYKEAKAFMRMLMPSHAKKVQHYNDDAPLFLRHQVESQLEAIHSPTAQLKSGGYIVINPTEALVAIDVNSGKSTKERGIEQTAHRTNLEAAEEAARQMRLRDLAGLIVIDFIDMDENKNVRAVEKKMKDALARDRARLQIGRISQFGLMEMSRQRRRTSLVEGSTDICPHCEGTGYIRSVESSALVVMRTLEEEGVRGRSAHVRLSCPTEVALYLLNEKRDHLHTIEQRYAMRVTIKADDALMRPACSLERLEAAVEGARPVSARPAPVSQVDAAAEAALDAAAEAAAEAEEAETDDDADAEDAPRERPARTAAAAAPAPRPAAADAAADGDEASKKRRRRGRRGGRNRKRRDEGGPESDQGGEAFSRDRDDRDATTDGADVLVVVEPTGGDDFGSGEAPPRRTRPARRRRRPGSDTDERNAASAGDAEPEAPAQTADASAPAPEGLDDTAEAAKPKRRRRKAPAAAEAAKDADAVSAAAPAEPEAADAEAAPAKAPRKRTRRKPAEAPAAEAAPVEPAAADSASEAATPAPEAKPARTRRKAPAKPKAADAKAEPKAEPKARPAPKPKAEPEAKAEPAPEPKTDEPRKTGWWSRSSKLLGLK from the coding sequence ATGTCCCGCAAGATGCTGATCGACGCGGCCCACCCGGAAGAAACCCGGGTCGTGGTCGTGGAAAACAACCGCGTTGAAGAATTCGACTTCGAGTCTGCCTCCAGAAAGCCCATCAGGGGCAATATCTATCTCGCCAAGGTGACCCGTGTGGAGCCCTCGCTCCAGGCCGCTTTCGTCGAGTATGGCGGCAACAAGCACGGCTTCCTCGCCTTCAACGAAATCCACCCGGACTATTACCAGATCCCGCACGCGGATCGCGAAGCCCTGCGCGCCCAGGAAGCCGAAGTCAGTGCCCAGATGGCTGACGAGGCCGCCGCCTCCGCCAATGGTGACGAGGATTCCGAGGCGTCTCAGGATGAGGATGACCTGCTGGACGAGGCCTCGCGCCGGCGCCGCAACCTCCTGCGCAAGTACAAGATCCAGGAAGTCATCAAGCGCCGCCAGGTGCTGCTGGTCCAGGTCGCCAAGGAAGAGCGCGGCAACAAGGGCGCAGCGCTGACCACCTATCTCAGCCTGGCCGGGCGCTATTGCGTGCTGATGCCCAACACTGCGCGCGGTGGCGGCATTTCGCGCAAGATCACCAATGCGCCTGACCGCAAGCGCCTGAAATCAGCGGTGTCGGAACTGTCCGTGCCCCAGGGCATGGGGCTGATCATCCGCACGGCCGGTGCCTCGCGCACCAAGACAGAGATCAAGCGCGACTACGAATACCTGATCCGTCTGTGGGAAAACATTCGCGAGACGACGCTGAAATCCATGGCCCCTTCCCTGATTTACGAGGAAGGCAATCTGGTCAAGCGCACCATCCGCGACATGTATGACAAGGATATCGACGAGGTCCTGGTCGAGGGCGAGGAAGCGTACAAGGAGGCCAAGGCCTTCATGCGCATGCTCATGCCCAGCCACGCCAAGAAGGTGCAGCATTATAACGACGATGCACCGCTTTTCCTGCGCCACCAGGTGGAAAGCCAGCTCGAAGCGATCCATTCGCCCACCGCGCAGCTCAAGTCAGGCGGCTATATCGTCATCAACCCGACCGAGGCGCTGGTTGCCATCGACGTGAACTCGGGCAAGTCGACCAAGGAACGCGGGATCGAGCAGACCGCCCACCGCACCAATCTGGAGGCCGCCGAAGAGGCCGCACGCCAGATGCGCCTGCGCGACCTGGCCGGTCTGATCGTCATCGACTTCATCGACATGGACGAGAACAAAAACGTCCGCGCCGTCGAGAAGAAGATGAAGGACGCGCTGGCCCGCGACCGGGCGCGCCTGCAGATCGGGCGCATCTCCCAGTTCGGCCTGATGGAAATGTCGCGCCAGCGCCGGCGCACCTCGCTGGTGGAAGGCTCCACCGATATCTGCCCGCATTGCGAAGGCACCGGTTATATCCGCTCGGTGGAATCGAGCGCGCTGGTGGTGATGCGCACGCTGGAAGAAGAAGGCGTGCGCGGCCGCTCTGCCCATGTCCGCCTGAGCTGCCCGACCGAAGTGGCGCTCTATTTGCTCAATGAAAAGCGCGACCATTTGCACACCATTGAACAGCGCTACGCCATGCGCGTCACCATCAAGGCCGACGACGCCCTGATGCGTCCGGCCTGCTCGCTGGAGCGTCTGGAAGCGGCCGTTGAAGGTGCCCGGCCCGTCTCGGCGCGCCCGGCCCCGGTCAGCCAGGTGGACGCTGCCGCCGAAGCCGCGCTGGATGCAGCGGCCGAAGCCGCCGCAGAGGCGGAAGAAGCCGAAACCGATGACGACGCCGACGCTGAGGACGCGCCCCGGGAGCGGCCGGCCAGAACAGCGGCCGCAGCAGCCCCGGCTCCGCGCCCGGCTGCCGCAGACGCGGCCGCCGATGGCGACGAGGCCTCCAAGAAGCGCCGCAGACGCGGCCGCCGTGGCGGGCGCAATCGCAAACGCCGCGATGAGGGCGGGCCTGAGAGCGACCAGGGCGGCGAAGCCTTTTCGCGTGATCGCGATGATCGGGACGCCACGACCGACGGTGCCGATGTGCTGGTGGTGGTGGAGCCTACGGGCGGCGATGATTTCGGCTCAGGCGAAGCGCCCCCGCGGCGCACGCGGCCGGCCCGCCGGCGCCGCCGGCCCGGCTCTGACACCGACGAGCGCAACGCCGCCTCCGCCGGCGACGCCGAACCCGAAGCGCCGGCCCAAACGGCAGACGCCAGCGCCCCTGCGCCGGAGGGTCTGGATGACACCGCCGAGGCCGCCAAGCCCAAGCGCCGCCGCCGCAAGGCGCCGGCCGCCGCTGAAGCCGCAAAGGATGCTGATGCCGTAAGCGCCGCTGCCCCGGCAGAGCCCGAAGCCGCGGACGCTGAAGCCGCCCCGGCCAAGGCACCGCGCAAGCGCACGCGGCGCAAGCCCGCTGAGGCGCCGGCCGCCGAAGCTGCCCCTGTGGAACCGGCTGCGGCAGACTCTGCCTCCGAAGCCGCTACCCCGGCACCGGAAGCCAAGCCCGCCCGCACGCGGCGCAAGGCTCCGGCCAAACCCAAGGCGGCAGACGCCAAGGCAGAGCCCAAAGCCGAGCCCAAAGCCAGGCCGGCCCCCAAGCCCAAGGCCGAGCCGGAGGCGAAAGCCGAGCCCGCGCCGGAGCCGAAAACCGACGAGCCGCGCAAGACCGGCTGGTGGTCACGTTCCAGCAAGCTGCTGGGACTGAAATAA
- a CDS encoding penicillin-binding protein 1A, translating into MRLLSFGNALRALVWGGVAVCVLGVIGLVASAVYVVRVTADLPDYEQLAEYEPAIMSRVHAGDGLLIAEYAREHRVFVPIENIPPEVISAFLSAEDRSFYQHGGLDFTGIVRAAIANIGNYLGGRRLEGASTITQQVAKNFLLTSEQVLGRKVREMVLARRMERAFTKDQILELYLNEIYLGNRAYGVAAAALNYFDKSLDELELHEIAYLATLPKGPNNYHPERRTEAAVGRRNWVLSRMAANGYITGASAEAAARLPLEATTRLAGETYLAAEYFVEQVRRDVFNRYGDAQIYEGGLSIRTTLDTRMQLAARRALRDGLETYDCRHGFRGPLTQFEEFDDWPARLAGVRPPADIDAEWSIALVLEVNEREALIGFADRTRGRIPLYALSWARTPSRDRETGMPRLGPAISRADAALTMGDVVLVERLTAEDAPGETVAEDHYGLRQIPEVNGGILAMDPFTGRVLAMVGGYSFAQSQFNRAVQARRQPGSAFKPFVYAAALENGYTPVSIILDAPFVASGDAEMRFYRPTNYSDVFYGPSTLRRGLELSRNVMTVRLAQDMGMSPVTDLSRRFGIYDDLQPTLAMSLGAGETTLMDLVGAYGALVNGGRLVEPSILDRVQDRTGRTIWVADERDCPGCDADAWDRSLSEPQLAPLGEDAVDPVVAYQVVSMLEGAVARGTGTALRALGRPLAGKTGTTNEFRDAWFVGFSPDLIVGVYVGFDTPVPLGQGEAGGVLAAPIARDFLRPALEGYAVSNFRLPDGVSLAPVNRDTGEPSALGRPGVILEAFRPGTEPRRGASSAEEALSFGFGALGGTAADRRAPDDEDDEEDELGGLY; encoded by the coding sequence ATGAGACTGTTGAGCTTTGGCAATGCGCTTCGGGCCCTGGTCTGGGGCGGCGTGGCGGTATGCGTGCTGGGCGTTATCGGCCTGGTCGCCTCAGCGGTCTATGTGGTGCGCGTCACCGCCGACCTTCCCGACTATGAGCAGCTGGCCGAGTACGAGCCGGCCATCATGAGCCGGGTTCATGCCGGCGATGGCCTGCTGATCGCCGAGTATGCGCGCGAACACCGTGTGTTCGTGCCAATCGAGAATATTCCCCCCGAGGTGATCAGCGCCTTTCTCTCGGCCGAAGACCGCAGCTTCTACCAGCATGGCGGGCTGGATTTCACCGGCATCGTGCGCGCGGCTATCGCCAATATCGGCAATTATCTGGGCGGGCGCCGGCTGGAAGGCGCGTCAACCATCACCCAGCAGGTGGCCAAGAACTTCCTTTTGACGTCCGAGCAGGTGCTCGGCCGCAAGGTGCGCGAAATGGTGCTGGCGCGGCGCATGGAGCGCGCGTTCACCAAGGACCAGATCCTCGAGCTCTATCTCAATGAAATCTATCTGGGCAATCGCGCCTATGGCGTGGCGGCGGCGGCGCTGAACTATTTCGACAAGTCGCTGGACGAGCTGGAACTGCACGAGATCGCCTATCTGGCCACCCTGCCCAAAGGCCCCAATAATTATCACCCCGAGCGGCGCACCGAAGCGGCGGTCGGCCGGCGTAACTGGGTGCTCTCGCGCATGGCCGCCAATGGCTATATCACCGGGGCGAGCGCGGAAGCGGCGGCCCGTCTGCCGCTGGAGGCGACCACGCGCCTGGCCGGCGAGACCTATCTGGCAGCGGAGTATTTCGTTGAGCAGGTGCGCCGCGACGTGTTCAACCGGTATGGTGATGCGCAGATCTATGAGGGCGGATTGTCCATCCGCACCACGCTGGATACCCGCATGCAGCTGGCCGCGCGCCGGGCGCTGCGCGACGGGCTGGAAACCTATGACTGCCGGCACGGGTTCCGGGGGCCGCTGACCCAGTTTGAAGAGTTTGACGATTGGCCGGCGCGCCTGGCGGGCGTGCGCCCGCCCGCCGATATCGACGCCGAATGGTCCATCGCGCTGGTGCTGGAAGTCAATGAGCGCGAGGCGCTGATCGGGTTCGCCGACCGTACGCGCGGGCGCATCCCGCTCTACGCGCTGAGCTGGGCGCGCACGCCATCGCGTGATCGCGAAACCGGCATGCCGCGCCTGGGGCCGGCCATCTCGCGCGCCGATGCGGCGCTGACCATGGGCGACGTGGTGCTGGTCGAACGTCTGACCGCCGAGGACGCGCCCGGAGAGACCGTGGCCGAGGATCATTACGGTCTGCGCCAGATCCCCGAAGTCAATGGCGGCATTCTGGCCATGGATCCGTTCACGGGCCGGGTGCTGGCCATGGTGGGCGGGTATTCCTTTGCCCAGAGCCAGTTCAACCGCGCCGTACAGGCGCGCCGCCAGCCAGGATCGGCCTTCAAGCCCTTCGTCTACGCGGCTGCGCTGGAGAACGGATATACCCCGGTCTCGATCATCCTGGATGCGCCCTTTGTGGCGTCGGGCGACGCGGAGATGCGCTTTTACCGCCCGACCAATTATTCCGACGTGTTCTACGGCCCCTCCACGCTGCGGCGCGGACTGGAGCTGTCGCGTAACGTGATGACCGTGCGTCTGGCCCAGGACATGGGCATGAGCCCGGTGACCGATTTGTCGCGCCGCTTCGGCATCTATGATGATTTGCAGCCCACCCTGGCCATGTCGCTGGGTGCCGGTGAAACGACGCTGATGGATCTGGTTGGTGCCTACGGCGCGCTGGTCAATGGCGGACGGCTGGTGGAGCCGTCCATTCTCGACCGCGTGCAGGACCGCACCGGACGGACGATCTGGGTCGCGGATGAACGCGACTGCCCCGGCTGCGACGCGGATGCGTGGGACCGCTCCCTCAGCGAGCCTCAGCTGGCACCGCTCGGCGAGGACGCCGTTGATCCGGTCGTCGCCTATCAGGTCGTCAGTATGCTGGAAGGGGCCGTGGCGCGCGGCACCGGCACTGCGCTGCGTGCGCTGGGCCGTCCCCTGGCTGGCAAGACCGGCACCACCAACGAGTTTCGCGACGCCTGGTTCGTCGGCTTCAGCCCGGATCTGATTGTCGGGGTCTATGTCGGCTTCGACACGCCCGTGCCGCTGGGGCAGGGCGAGGCGGGCGGCGTGCTGGCAGCACCGATCGCGCGTGACTTCCTGCGCCCGGCGCTGGAGGGCTATGCCGTTTCCAACTTCCGCCTGCCCGATGGCGTCAGCCTGGCACCGGTCAATCGGGATACGGGCGAACCGTCAGCCCTGGGCCGGCCCGGCGTCATCCTGGAGGCCTTCCGTCCCGGCACCGAGCCGCGCCGCGGCGCCAGCTCGGCCGAAGAGGCGCTGAGCTTCGGCTTTGGCGCGCTCGGCGGGACTGCGGCCGACCGGCGCGCGCCCGATGACGAGGACGATGAAGAGGATGAGCTGGGCGGGTTGTATTGA
- a CDS encoding peptidoglycan DD-metalloendopeptidase family protein, with translation MVKRLLAGPWEHIKQRFPDRQIYHRTEGQVRYFAITTEMQMAAITGVCLLAVWLAITSVNMVLSARAEGRVDQEFRLLAERHQQQLDEARAAEAAAIAYVESRTSAFDRTAGELQNRSNTLRRLLDFAEDLSVTRERESPSLDDGRILMAATEGDEVPREPLVAPNALAMDPDADPAEQRVAALLADQEAALALVEEGAEQRLEKLRAVLRLTGMRVDQAVSAGPLDGEGGTGGPFIPIDQAPVFSGGLDLNDPFNARIARITARLVEAEQVEQLLTSTPLALPIDGPHRRTSPYGNRIDPFSRRPAFHAGTDFAAYRGAPIVSPAPGRVVYAGWRAGYGRTVEVDHGFGFRTRFAHLHSIDVRRGDDVEARQRLGGMGSTGRSTATHLHYEIWFRGAHVDPEDFIRAGRYVH, from the coding sequence ATGGTGAAACGTCTTCTGGCCGGGCCGTGGGAGCATATCAAGCAGCGCTTCCCCGACCGGCAGATCTATCACCGCACCGAAGGTCAGGTGCGGTATTTTGCGATCACCACCGAAATGCAAATGGCGGCCATCACCGGCGTCTGCCTGCTGGCGGTATGGCTGGCCATCACCTCGGTCAACATGGTGCTGAGCGCGCGTGCCGAAGGCCGCGTCGACCAGGAGTTCCGCCTTCTGGCCGAGCGCCACCAGCAACAGCTGGACGAGGCCCGCGCCGCCGAGGCCGCCGCCATCGCCTATGTGGAATCGCGCACCAGCGCCTTTGACCGCACGGCCGGGGAGCTTCAGAACCGCTCCAACACGCTGCGCCGCCTGCTCGATTTCGCCGAAGACCTGTCCGTCACGCGCGAACGCGAAAGCCCGAGCCTGGACGATGGCCGCATCCTGATGGCCGCCACCGAGGGCGATGAGGTGCCGCGTGAGCCGCTGGTTGCGCCCAACGCGCTGGCCATGGACCCCGACGCCGACCCGGCTGAACAGCGGGTCGCTGCCCTGCTGGCCGATCAGGAAGCGGCGCTGGCGCTGGTCGAAGAAGGTGCCGAGCAAAGACTGGAGAAGCTTCGCGCGGTCCTGCGCCTGACCGGCATGCGCGTGGATCAGGCGGTCAGCGCCGGTCCCCTGGACGGCGAAGGTGGTACAGGCGGCCCTTTTATCCCGATTGACCAGGCACCGGTCTTTTCCGGCGGGCTGGATCTCAATGACCCGTTCAATGCCCGTATCGCGCGCATCACCGCACGCCTGGTCGAGGCTGAACAGGTGGAGCAATTGCTCACGTCGACGCCGCTGGCTTTGCCCATAGACGGGCCGCACCGGCGCACCTCCCCCTATGGCAACCGTATTGACCCGTTCTCGCGCCGCCCGGCCTTCCACGCCGGCACGGATTTCGCCGCCTATCGCGGGGCGCCGATTGTGTCGCCGGCCCCGGGCCGGGTCGTTTACGCAGGATGGCGGGCAGGCTATGGTCGCACCGTGGAGGTCGATCACGGGTTCGGGTTCCGAACCCGCTTTGCGCACCTGCACTCGATCGATGTTCGCCGAGGGGACGACGTCGAGGCCAGACAACGCTTGGGGGGAATGGGCTCGACGGGCCGCTCGACGGCGACCCATCTCCACTACGAGATTTGGTTCCGTGGCGCGCACGTGGACCCTGAAGATTTCATCAGAGCGGGACGCTATGTTCACTAA
- the prfB gene encoding peptide chain release factor 2 (programmed frameshift): protein MRAEIAELKLAIEQSTLLLRRRLDWDTASKRLDELNARAEDPSLWDKPEQAQTLMRERNRLDAAIREVREIESELSDNIEVAEMAEAEGEEELYEEALSALRQLSRRAGKAELQALLSGEADANDCYVEIHPGAGGTEAQDWAEMMSRMYTRWAEKSGYKVEVIDYQAGDEAGLKSVTLLVKGENAYGWLKTEAGVHRLVRISPYDSSGRRHTSFASVWSYPLVDDTINIEILDKDVRTDTYRASGSGGQHINKTDSAVRLTHIPTGIAVACQSERSQHKNRAKAWDMLRARLYEQELQKREAAAQAEADSKSDIGWGHQIRSYVLQPYQMVKDLRTQVETSDTQGVLDGDLDPFMAAALAARVGVEDAPDT, encoded by the exons ATGCGCGCTGAAATCGCCGAACTGAAACTGGCCATCGAACAGTCCACCCTCCTGCTGCGGAGGCGTCTT GACTGGGATACTGCCAGTAAACGCCTCGACGAACTGAACGCCCGCGCCGAAGACCCCTCGCTCTGGGACAAGCCTGAACAGGCCCAGACGCTGATGCGTGAGCGCAACCGGCTGGACGCCGCGATCCGCGAGGTCCGCGAGATCGAGTCCGAGCTGTCGGACAATATCGAAGTGGCCGAGATGGCCGAGGCCGAAGGCGAAGAAGAGCTGTACGAAGAGGCGCTCTCGGCGCTGCGTCAGCTGTCCAGGCGGGCGGGCAAGGCCGAGCTGCAGGCCTTGCTGTCGGGCGAGGCCGACGCCAATGACTGCTATGTGGAAATCCACCCGGGCGCGGGCGGCACCGAGGCCCAGGACTGGGCCGAGATGATGTCGCGCATGTACACGCGCTGGGCGGAGAAATCGGGCTACAAGGTCGAGGTGATTGATTATCAGGCGGGCGACGAGGCGGGGCTGAAATCGGTCACACTGCTGGTCAAGGGCGAGAATGCCTATGGCTGGCTGAAGACCGAGGCCGGCGTGCACCGGCTGGTGCGCATTTCGCCCTATGACAGCTCGGGCCGGCGCCATACCAGCTTTGCCAGTGTCTGGTCCTATCCGCTGGTGGATGACACCATCAATATCGAGATCCTCGACAAGGATGTGCGCACGGACACCTACCGGGCATCAGGCTCGGGCGGCCAGCACATCAACAAGACCGACTCGGCCGTGCGCCTGACCCATATTCCCACCGGCATCGCCGTGGCGTGCCAGTCGGAGCGCTCCCAGCACAAGAACCGGGCCAAGGCCTGGGACATGCTGCGCGCACGCCTGTATGAGCAGGAATTGCAGAAGCGGGAGGCGGCCGCGCAGGCCGAGGCCGATTCCAAGAGCGATATCGGCTGGGGCCACCAGATCCGCTCCTATGTCCTGCAGCCCTATCAGATGGTCAAGGATCTGCGCACGCAGGTGGAAACGTCCGATACCCAGGGCGTTCTGGACGGTGATCTCGATCCGTTCATGGCGGCGGCGCTGGCCGCGCGTGTCGGCGTGGAAGACGCGCCGGACACCTGA
- a CDS encoding M48 family metalloprotease, with amino-acid sequence MPVISFLRRTAAACAALVLASAPAIAQGLVRDAEIEAVMRAYSDPLIEAAGLNLNSVDIYLVGDMEFNAFVTRGQNVFLHTGLIVVAQTPNEIKGVIAHEIGHIEGAHLVRMQQAERSAMATMAAAIGVGIIAALAGAGDAGAAIIASSPQFATLDFMTYTRSQEAAADQAAVRFMTATGQSGRGLVSTFERLAHQERLSFQRRWQYFRSHPLSSDRITALRRNVEASPYADVPDTEEEIATLRRIQAKIIGFMAPPAQTFDRYPESDTSIPARYARAVAFYKQGLMTRAEEVILTLIADEPDNPYFHELHGQMLFESGNIDRAIPPYRRSLELAERQPLLQIGLATALIATGEQASVNEALTLLSQALVAEPDNAFGWFQKSLAHTELGDLAMAELATAERYFAVGDSMHAHLFARRAHDRLDRGTEAWIRSAELLYATEPTAREIREWNRREQTRPNFAGLQLH; translated from the coding sequence TTGCCCGTAATCTCATTCCTGCGCCGGACTGCAGCCGCCTGCGCCGCGCTCGTGCTGGCTTCTGCGCCCGCCATCGCCCAGGGTCTCGTGCGCGATGCCGAAATCGAAGCGGTGATGCGCGCCTATTCCGACCCGCTGATCGAAGCGGCCGGGCTCAATCTCAATTCGGTCGACATCTATCTGGTCGGCGATATGGAGTTCAACGCGTTCGTCACGCGCGGGCAGAACGTGTTCCTGCATACCGGCCTGATCGTGGTGGCCCAGACCCCCAACGAGATCAAGGGCGTGATCGCTCACGAGATCGGCCATATCGAGGGCGCCCATCTGGTGCGCATGCAGCAGGCCGAGCGCAGCGCCATGGCCACCATGGCCGCGGCCATCGGGGTGGGCATCATCGCTGCCCTGGCCGGTGCGGGCGATGCGGGCGCGGCGATCATTGCGTCCTCGCCCCAGTTCGCCACGCTGGATTTCATGACCTATACGCGGTCCCAGGAAGCTGCCGCCGACCAGGCCGCGGTGCGCTTCATGACCGCGACCGGCCAGTCCGGCCGCGGTCTGGTGAGCACGTTCGAGCGTCTGGCCCATCAGGAGCGCCTCTCCTTCCAGCGCCGCTGGCAGTATTTCCGCTCCCACCCGCTCTCCTCTGACCGGATCACGGCGCTGCGGCGCAATGTCGAAGCCTCGCCCTATGCCGACGTGCCCGACACCGAGGAAGAGATCGCCACCCTGCGGCGCATCCAGGCCAAGATCATCGGCTTCATGGCCCCGCCCGCCCAGACCTTCGATCGCTATCCCGAAAGCGACACCTCGATACCGGCGCGCTATGCGCGCGCAGTGGCGTTCTACAAGCAGGGCCTGATGACCCGCGCCGAGGAAGTGATCCTCACCCTGATCGCAGACGAGCCGGACAATCCCTACTTCCACGAGCTGCACGGCCAGATGCTGTTTGAAAGCGGGAATATTGACCGCGCCATCCCGCCCTATCGCCGCTCCCTGGAACTGGCTGAACGCCAGCCGCTTTTGCAGATCGGTCTGGCCACAGCGCTGATCGCCACAGGCGAGCAGGCCTCTGTGAACGAGGCACTCACCCTGCTCTCCCAGGCCCTGGTGGCCGAGCCTGACAATGCGTTTGGCTGGTTCCAGAAATCCCTCGCTCATACCGAGCTGGGCGATCTGGCCATGGCGGAGCTGGCCACCGCCGAGCGCTATTTCGCCGTGGGCGATTCGATGCACGCGCATCTGTTCGCCCGCCGTGCCCATGACCGGCTCGATCGTGGTACGGAAGCGTGGATACGCTCGGCCGAACTGCTATACGCCACCGAACCGACCGCGCGCGAAATCCGCGAGTGGAACCGCCGCGAGCAGACCCGGCCGAACTTCGCCGGGCTTCAATTGCACTGA
- a CDS encoding polymer-forming cytoskeletal protein — protein MKSKAPSILSADLVVHGSIMSEGEVQLDGTVEGDVRAGSLTIGEEANVKGEVVAETVVIRGRVQGSVRARQVQLASTARVEGDVIHATLSIESGAFFDGHCRRSTDPMTDKGTARSAPARNETASPAGASAAPKSDGPSQPQTSAFGKPATPAAPPPSSGATAPKL, from the coding sequence ATGAAAAGCAAAGCCCCCTCCATTCTGAGCGCCGATCTGGTCGTGCACGGCTCGATTATGTCCGAGGGCGAAGTCCAGCTGGACGGCACGGTCGAGGGCGATGTGCGCGCCGGCTCGCTGACCATTGGCGAGGAAGCCAATGTGAAGGGCGAAGTGGTTGCCGAGACCGTGGTGATCCGCGGCCGCGTTCAGGGCTCTGTCCGCGCCCGCCAGGTGCAGCTGGCCTCCACCGCCCGCGTCGAGGGCGATGTGATCCATGCCACGCTGTCCATTGAAAGCGGCGCGTTCTTCGACGGCCATTGCCGCCGCTCCACCGATCCGATGACCGACAAGGGCACGGCCCGTTCGGCACCGGCCCGCAACGAGACCGCCTCGCCGGCTGGCGCATCCGCGGCACCGAAGTCCGATGGGCCGTCCCAGCCCCAGACATCCGCGTTCGGCAAGCCGGCCACACCGGCCGCGCCGCCGCCCTCGTCCGGTGCAACAGCGCCGAAGCTCTGA